ATAACTTAACTATAATTTAACTGTAATTTGAGGTGATTTTAATGGAGAAAGAGGTTTTGAATTTCGAAGAGGCAGCCAAATTCCTGGAAATATCAAGCAAGACGTTCAATCAGCTTTTAAAAGATGAAGATATCCCCGCACGAAAGATTGGAAGAGAGTGGCGATTCTCAAAAAGGGCTTTGCTTGAGTGGCTTGGCAAAGGTTCTTCAAGAGACTATTTCAAAAGCCAAGCTATTTTGCGTTTTGAAGAAGTAAAAAGTGGAAAAACTGAAAGCCTGGTATCCCATGCAAAAGAAATACTCGACACTATTGCACAGGAAAAGTCAATCACCATTGAAGACAAAAGATTTGAATTTCCTGAAAACGTAGAGATGGAGGTAAAAATCAAAAAAAGAGCTGATGCCATCAAGTTTGAACTTGAATTTGAATGGCAAAATGAAGAAAAGGGAGATGAAGAGGATGAATAGCAAAGATTCAAACATTCGGGAAAAGAAAATATTTGGTATACCGTGGAATGCTTTTATATTTGGTTTTGTAAGTTTTCTGAACGACTTTTCAAGCGAACTTACAATAAGAGCACTGCCACTGTTTTTGAAAAACGTATTGAATACAAAAACATCTATAATTGGACTTATAGAGGGAGTGGCGGACTCAACTGCCACAATTCTTAAAATTTTTTCAGGCTACATTTCTGATAAGTTAAACAGCCGAAAATGGCTTGTTACTTTGGGCTATGGTCTTTCAGCAATTTCAAAACCACTTTTGTACTTTGCAAACAACTGGGTATTTGTGCTTATAATAAGGTTTTTGGACAGAGTCGGAAAGGGCATCAGAACATCTCCAAGAGATGCACTCATTGCAAATACCACAGAAAAAGAGGAGCTTGGGAAAGCCTTTGGTTTTAACAGAGCAATGGACCCGGCAGGTGCAATCCTTGCCCTTCTTACAGGCTCTTTGGTTATCTATTTTTCTTCAAAGAATGCAATCAAACTCACAGACCATTTATTTAAGATTCTGGTGTTAATTTCAATCTTTCCAGTCTTTATTGCTCTTTTTCTCATAATTGCCTTTGCTGTGGATGTCAAAAATGGGAGGAGCAATGCAAATAAAGTGAACCTCTCTTTGAAGGGCTTTGACAGAAGATTTAAGCTGTATCTTCTCACAATTTCAATTTTCACACTTGGCAACTCTTCCGATGCATTTTTGATACTTCAGGCTCAAAACAGAGGTTTGAGTATCCTGGAGATATTTTTAATGTTAGCCGCCTTTAACTTTATAACCACAATCAGTGCCTACCCGGCAGGAATTCTTTCAGATAGAATAAAACGCCAATATTTGATTGTTGCCGGCTGGACTGTATATGCATTGATTTATCTTGGTTTCGGGCTTGCAACAAAAACCTATCAAATAGTTATCCTGTACATTCTTTATGGTCTTTACTACGGTCTCACAGAAGGTGTTGAAAAGGCGCTTGTTGCTGATCTGGTTGAACCCGAAAAAAGAGGAACCGCTTATGGACTTTACAATGGGGCTGTTGGAATATTTGCATTTCCTGCAAGTTTGATTGCTGGATTTTTATGGCAGTATATCTCTCCTTCAGCACCGTTTATATTCGGTGCAGCCCTTGCAATCACTGCTTCTATATCTCTTTTAAAAGTGGTCAGCCTAAAAGAAAATTAAATTTTCTTTTTTAAAATTTTATTTTTCGTAGCAGCTTCAAGCTAAAAGCTACTGCCCCATTTCTTAGCCATTTAATCCTGCATTTCTGAATTTTATTGCTTCTTTGTACTCAGAAGGGCTGTAACCCGTATATCGCTTAAATATTCTTGAAAAATAGTGAGGATCTGGAATGCCAACTTTATCTGCAATTTCATATGTCTTCAAATCGGTTGTTGCAAGAAGTTCTTTTGCTTTTTCAATCCTATATTCATTTATAAAATCAGAAAGATTTTTGCCTGTTTCCTTTTTGAACAGCCTGCTCAGGTAAGAAGGACTCACAAAAAACTTTTCTGAAATCTCAGAAAGTGATATTTCACTGTAAAAGTAGTTTGCTTTGATATATTCAATCACTTTCTTAACCAGGCTGCCCATTTTGCTCTGGTTATGCCTCTGTATCTCCTCAACTGTCCTCTGAATTGATGCTTTGAGCACACCATTTAGATCAGAAATACTCTTGCACTTCAAAATCTCGCTCAAAAACTCAATGCCCTGAAGATCATTTTCATTATTGTCTTGATTTGAATTTGATAGTAATACCTGGGTTTTTATCATGTTTATTTCAATTAACATAAGATAATATAAATTGATTATATACTGCTTGTCAGCCTTTGACCTTTTCAATGTTTCTTCGAGCTCTACCAGAAGAGTATCTATATTGGAAATATTCCCGTACCTCACATTTGAAATAATCTCACTTCTCAAATGCTTCAATTTTTTGTCATCAACATAAACAAAAAGATGCGAAAGGTCTTTGTAGTAGATTATATCTTCATTGTCAAAGTAAAACTTATAATTTATAGCATCAATGCATTCCTTGAATTTACCTGAAAGTTCTATTATACCATAGCCCCAGGTACTGACAACAAGTGTAAGGTCTATGCTAAAACATTCAATAGCTGCCTTTTTTACCTGTTTTAAAAGTTCAAAAAATTCTGTCTCCTCTTTCTTGGAAAGTTCCTGGTTAAAACTCACAATATACACTGCCTGGAAATTATTCAGATATATTGTATATACAGAGCAACCTTCACCAATAAAGTCATTTAGTATGTTAGAAACCCCCAGAAGATACAAATGCCCATTTTGCTTTTCGCTTTCTTCTCTTATCCCACATTCAGCCAGAATCATCACAAAGTTATTTATATCAATTTTATAAATCTGTGCCATCCGAACAATCTCATCTTCATTTGTAATCATTTCAAATATAACATTGAACAAAAAGTTTTCCCTTAAAATTGGTAACTTCTCTTGTAAAAGTTTGTTCGCTTTTTCAAGTTCCTCTATTACCACCCTTTCTTTATTTATCTCAGCAATAGCTTTTTGAACAACGTTTATTATATCTTCCACCTTGGTTGGTTTTAGCAAAAAATCAAACGCACCAAGTTTTATAGCTTTTTGAGCATATTCAAATTCTCTATAAGCTGTAAGAATAATAATCTTGCACTGTGGCAAGATCCTTTTTATTTCTTCAATCATTTCTATGCCATCCATATTAGGCATTTTTATATCAGTAATTACTATATCAGGTGACAGTTCTTTTACAAGCTCCAATGCTTCCTCCGCCGTTGAAGCCTCGCCACAAATCTCGCAGTTCAGGTCTTTCCATCTAATTACATTTCTGATTCCTTTCCTGATCAGCATATCATCGTCCACAATTAGAATCTTGTACATTTTAAAATACCTCTCCTCACAAGTATTATAAGGCATCCTCATATGCTCTTTCTATCGCTTCAACAGAAATTTCTATTTTTATTGTAGTCCCTTTACCCGGCACACTTTCAATCGAAAAGTGAGCATCATTGCCGTATATCAATTTCAATCTTTTTACAACATTCAAAAGTCCAATTCTTGTGTACGACTTTTCCTCCTGTTCAAACTCAAATTCAGCTGCAAGCCCATCACGAATCCTGTTTAGCTTTTCAGGATTTATCCCTATTCCGTCATCTCTGACAATTATGTTGAGCTTTTCATCAAACACATAACATCCAATAAAAATCTTTCCTTTCCCTTTGGGTCTTATCCCATGAAAAACAGAGTTTTCTACAAGCGGTTGAATCAATAGCTTTGGAATCCTGAATTTTAAAGCCTTCCTGTCTGCATCAATCTCCAATTCCAGATTTTCCTCTCCGAAGTTTATTTTCAAAATAGATATGTATGAGGCTATGTATTTTAGCTCTTCCTCAAGAGGCAGAAATTTTTCCTCCTTCAAATTCACCTCCAAAAGTCTTGAAAGAGCTATCACAACATCACTAATTTGACTCACCCCGTTTAGCTGTGCAAGCCAGTTAATTGATTCCAATATATTAAATAAAAAATGGGGATTGAGCTGGCTCTGCAGCGCTTTTATTTCAGCTTCTTTCCTGGTTATTTGCTCTCTGTAAATAGAGTTTATAAGATGGTTTATCTTCTGCACCATACTATTGAAGTTTTCAATTAACAGCCCCAGCTCATCCTTTCTCTCAAGGTCATCTATTGTGGTATACTCCCCACTTCTGACTTTTTTGGTGGCATCAACAATAGCCGATATTGGCTTTAAAAAATCCATAGAGATTAAAAGAGCCATTGCAGATGTTATCATGAAAGATAAAAAACAAAGAATAATAAGCCACATGCGCAGTTTATCTATATCTTTAAAAAGAACTTTTACAGGTATTGATGTTACAATATACCAGTCAATTTCTTTTATTGGCAGTATGTTTACAATATAATCTTTTGAGGTGTATGTGACAACGCCATTTTCATTTTTAATGCTGTTTGCAAGTTTCATGACTTCTTTTTTGTTGATCTGTCCCTTCGTGCAAACAAAGGTGTTTTGTCCAATTAGTGAAATTGCCTGACTTTTTTCTGCAACAAGCTCTGAAAAGGTCTTTGCAAACAACTCTGTGTTTACCATGATTGCTAATATCCCCTGAAATTTCAATGTTCGTGGATTATTTATAGTTCTTGCAATAACAACAGCCGGATTATTATTATCTTCCCCGCCAATGTCTTCAACATACCATACAGGCTTTCCACCGGCGTTTGATGCAATATTATAGAGTTTTTCAAACGTAATGGTCACTGGTACAATATCATCAAGTCCCTTTTTTTGAGATGTGTTGTCAATTATACATATCTTCTTTTCTTTTGTAAAAATACCTATAGACTGAATATCACGATGTCCCAGGATAATCTTTCTGAGTTTATTTGTAAATGAAGCGACATCATCGTAATAGTCCACATTTTGCCCGGCTTTTTCAAGAAGATTATACAGCTCATTTTGATACAGAACATCCTGTGTAATCAAATTTAATTCATTTATTTTATCAACAATTCTCAATCTTGCAGTTTTAATGACATCAGAGGTGTAGCTGACATACTTTTTAAAAATAAGGTCAGAAGAAATCCTGAAGCTTAAAAGACCTATCAGTATTATTGGAATAAATATCTGAATATACGACGCTGCCAGAAACTTTTTGTCTATTGAAATACCTCTGTAATATTTTAAAAATCTATTGAAAATCCCTTTTTGTTTTCCCATTATTTATTCACCCAGTTTTTTTATATTCTCTTCCCATGCCAGAACAGCGTTTTTCCACAGCTGCTCGGGCAAAATTCTCCCATTTAGAACATAAGGAATATTTTTGGTAACAACCTCATCCCAGATAGTCCTATCAATAAAATGGTCTGGTGGTGAAATAAGCACATCTGCATCTTTGATCAGTCCTTCTGCTTTTGCCCTGAGCGGATTTGTAATTTTGGGTGGATTTGTTATTTTTATGTTCGGAATAAGCCCTGTTCTTTCAACAAATATTCTCGCAGTCTTTTCTGATGTGAGATATTTTAAAAGCTTTACTGCCAGACTTCTTTTTTTGGCATCTTTCCAGCATGAAGTACTCATGTAAAATGTTCCGCCGCCAAGTCCATAAATTAGCTGTTTTTTCCCATTCATTTTAACCCGAGGGAAAAAATATATATCCACTGTTCTGGGATCACACTTTGGAATAAACCAGGAACCCTGCACAATCATTGCTGCTTTTTTGCTCAAAAATAGATCATTTCGCTGCTTACTTGTAAGTGTATAATAATTATCCGGAAACGCACCTATCTTGTAAAGCTCCTTTAAATAATCCAGAGCTTTTATGTAAGGTTGTGATATTTTATGATCTTTCAAAGGACTTTCAACTTCCTGCTTTGTCCCAATTGCAACTATTAAGTTCTGATATATGTAGGTACCCTCCGGCTGCGCATTGAATGCAATGGGAACTATTCCATAGCTTCTGAGTTTTTTGCAAACATCTTTGAGCTGTGCAAAATTTTCAGGCATCTTTAAATTATATTTCTCAAATATGTCTTTATTTACAAAAAGACACTCAACTATTGTCTCAAAGGGGAGTCCATAAATTTTTCCATTCCATGTAACATATTTCCACATATTGGGATAAAAGCCTTCATACCACTTTTCATCGCTTTTCAGCAGACCGGTCAGTTCAGCCACCTTACCACTTTTAATCAATATGTCTCTTACAGACCCCGGGAAAAGACCGAAGACATCAGGCGCATTACCCGAAGCAAAATCAGTTTGAAGTTTTATCAAAAATTCATCTCCAAATAGTGACTCATTGACAATTATAATATTTTTATTTTCCTCCTGGAATTTATTCAAAACAAACGAAAGGGTATCCGAATAGGGGTCAACACCACCCCACGAGCTTATAAATCTGAGCTCTGTCTTAGGATTTACTTCGTCATTTGTAATTATTATATTCTCCTGAATATTTTTTTGAGTATTTAAGATCAATATTAGTATTATAACAATAGTAGTTATCAAAGGCATCAAGAATCCACAATATGTTGCCTTTCTCTTTTTAAACATCAGAAATCACACCACTGCATATTGTTTATTTTCTAAACCCTCAAGTAATATTTTACCTTACATTTTTCACACTATCAATATTAATTTACCACCCTGGCAATCGCAAAAATAAAACAGGATACCAGCAGTTATACTACCGGTATCCTGTTTACTTCTTTTTTAAATAGTTTTAATATTATTTTACTCTACCTGTCTTCTTCAAGAACTCATCATATTGTTTCTGAGCCTCTTTTATTATTACATCCACACCAGCCTGTTTGAATTTCTGGATAGCCTGCGGTATATACTTATCCGGATCAACAGAACCTGTCTCGAGCATCGGAATGTACTGTTTCCATACACTCTTGCATGCAGCAACCTGTGTTTTTACCTTTGAGTCATTAAAATTAAATCCAAGGCTCAGGAGTGGTAATGCCTTCTTGTTGTACTCTTCAAAGTTCTTCCACTTGTTCGGATCCTCATTCTCATAGATGTAGTTTATAAACTGGTTACCAAACATCCAGCCAAGACCAGGGCTGTAGTCCTTTGCTTTTGGTCCCGGTGCAATTATTCCTTTTGCTTTATCCTTGAATACATAGTGCTGACCTTCTATACCAAAGTTAACCAGGTTATTAAGATACTTATCTGTATTGAAAAGTTCAAGGAACATAAGAGCTCTTTCAGGATTCTTGGACTTTGCATTTATTGCCTGCATTGAACCAATACATTCTCTTGTTGACATAACAGGTGGTGTGATGTCAATCTGTTTCCATTCATATCCTGTTGAAATTGACATCTCAGCATCCTTGCCAGGCTTTAAGGACTGTGGCATTACAAATACCTTTCCTGCTTTCAGGTCAGTCATCCAGTCTGTTACCTGAGCTGCGTCTTTTCTAATATAACCTGCCAGATAGTACTTTCTTACAGTTTTATAAAGTGCCTTAGTATTTGGCTGCTCAAGTTCATTCACTATCTTTGTGCTCTTGTTGTTTGGATAAAGTGAAACAGGAACATCATCATCTACAACCTTATCCCAGTCAAGTAAAAATCTCGGTGATTCACCCGCATACGCACCCAATGCGTATATACCTGGCTCTTTCTGTTTAATAACTCTCAAATAAGGCTCCAAATCTTCCAACTTCTTAACTTTCTTGAACATATCCTGAAGTTTGTACTTTTTCACAAGATCCATTCTCACAATAAATCCCCAGTTATGAGCCTTTTCTTTGTTTGCAGGGATTGCATACAAAATCCCGTTGATTGAAGCACCTTTGATAAAGTCATCACCCAAAAGCTTCTTTGTCTTGGGTGCATACTTTGAAAGATAGTCTTTCCCCGGTTTGTTGAGCGGTAAGAATGCACCCTTTGCAACATTTGTTCTGTAGTTGTTTGTCCAGATAGCTGTGAAGCAGATGTCAAATGGCTCACCAGCTGCAATCTTTGTCTGCATTCTGTCGTTGTACTCGCCCCAGTCAAACATTGTCATCTTGATCTCAGCATTCAGCTTTGGTTTGATGTACCCGTTTACCTTCTGGTTAATCAAATCCCAGTCCTTCTGTGGTGTTCCAATGACATACCATGTGAGCTTAACATAAGGAAGCTTTGATGAAGAAGCTGCAAAACCACTTACAATGCCAATCACGCTTGTCAATACAAATGCCACTGCAAGCATCACTACAAACAGCTTTTTGAGTTTCACTAAAATCAACCTCCCCAAGTTTTTTGTTTTTATTATAAGCCTCCGGCCGCCCGCATATTGCAGGCATCCGAAAGCCTATAACCGCCCTTTAGAGTCTTACCCTTTAATGGCACCTATGGTAAGACCTTTGACAAAGTATCGCTGGAAAAATGGGTAAGCCAGAATTATTGGACCTATTCCAAAAACTGCCATTGCCATTCTTGCTGACTCTGCCGGTATATCAGGTGGAATAGATGGACTCATTGCCAGTTTAGAAGCAATCTCAGCCAGATACTGGATCTTTTGCTGCACCCTGTACATCAAATATTGCAGATTGTACAGCTCTTCATTTTCAATCAACATAAATGGAAGCCACCAGTCGTTCCAGTACATTATTGCTGCAAACAGCGCTATTGTGGCAAGCCCTGGCTTTACAAGCGGAACGACTATTCTGAAAAATATTGTGAACTCTCCTGCACCATCAATTTTTGCCGATTCAATGATGGAGTCCGGCAGTGACATTGA
The Caldicellulosiruptor morganii DNA segment above includes these coding regions:
- a CDS encoding helix-turn-helix domain-containing protein, whose protein sequence is MEKEVLNFEEAAKFLEISSKTFNQLLKDEDIPARKIGREWRFSKRALLEWLGKGSSRDYFKSQAILRFEEVKSGKTESLVSHAKEILDTIAQEKSITIEDKRFEFPENVEMEVKIKKRADAIKFELEFEWQNEEKGDEEDE
- a CDS encoding MFS transporter — its product is MNSKDSNIREKKIFGIPWNAFIFGFVSFLNDFSSELTIRALPLFLKNVLNTKTSIIGLIEGVADSTATILKIFSGYISDKLNSRKWLVTLGYGLSAISKPLLYFANNWVFVLIIRFLDRVGKGIRTSPRDALIANTTEKEELGKAFGFNRAMDPAGAILALLTGSLVIYFSSKNAIKLTDHLFKILVLISIFPVFIALFLIIAFAVDVKNGRSNANKVNLSLKGFDRRFKLYLLTISIFTLGNSSDAFLILQAQNRGLSILEIFLMLAAFNFITTISAYPAGILSDRIKRQYLIVAGWTVYALIYLGFGLATKTYQIVILYILYGLYYGLTEGVEKALVADLVEPEKRGTAYGLYNGAVGIFAFPASLIAGFLWQYISPSAPFIFGAALAITASISLLKVVSLKEN
- a CDS encoding response regulator transcription factor, producing the protein MYKILIVDDDMLIRKGIRNVIRWKDLNCEICGEASTAEEALELVKELSPDIVITDIKMPNMDGIEMIEEIKRILPQCKIIILTAYREFEYAQKAIKLGAFDFLLKPTKVEDIINVVQKAIAEINKERVVIEELEKANKLLQEKLPILRENFLFNVIFEMITNEDEIVRMAQIYKIDINNFVMILAECGIREESEKQNGHLYLLGVSNILNDFIGEGCSVYTIYLNNFQAVYIVSFNQELSKKEETEFFELLKQVKKAAIECFSIDLTLVVSTWGYGIIELSGKFKECIDAINYKFYFDNEDIIYYKDLSHLFVYVDDKKLKHLRSEIISNVRYGNISNIDTLLVELEETLKRSKADKQYIINLYYLMLIEINMIKTQVLLSNSNQDNNENDLQGIEFLSEILKCKSISDLNGVLKASIQRTVEEIQRHNQSKMGSLVKKVIEYIKANYFYSEISLSEISEKFFVSPSYLSRLFKKETGKNLSDFINEYRIEKAKELLATTDLKTYEIADKVGIPDPHYFSRIFKRYTGYSPSEYKEAIKFRNAGLNG
- a CDS encoding sensor histidine kinase, translating into MGKQKGIFNRFLKYYRGISIDKKFLAASYIQIFIPIILIGLLSFRISSDLIFKKYVSYTSDVIKTARLRIVDKINELNLITQDVLYQNELYNLLEKAGQNVDYYDDVASFTNKLRKIILGHRDIQSIGIFTKEKKICIIDNTSQKKGLDDIVPVTITFEKLYNIASNAGGKPVWYVEDIGGEDNNNPAVVIARTINNPRTLKFQGILAIMVNTELFAKTFSELVAEKSQAISLIGQNTFVCTKGQINKKEVMKLANSIKNENGVVTYTSKDYIVNILPIKEIDWYIVTSIPVKVLFKDIDKLRMWLIILCFLSFMITSAMALLISMDFLKPISAIVDATKKVRSGEYTTIDDLERKDELGLLIENFNSMVQKINHLINSIYREQITRKEAEIKALQSQLNPHFLFNILESINWLAQLNGVSQISDVVIALSRLLEVNLKEEKFLPLEEELKYIASYISILKINFGEENLELEIDADRKALKFRIPKLLIQPLVENSVFHGIRPKGKGKIFIGCYVFDEKLNIIVRDDGIGINPEKLNRIRDGLAAEFEFEQEEKSYTRIGLLNVVKRLKLIYGNDAHFSIESVPGKGTTIKIEISVEAIERAYEDAL
- a CDS encoding ABC transporter substrate-binding protein; the protein is MFKKRKATYCGFLMPLITTIVIILILILNTQKNIQENIIITNDEVNPKTELRFISSWGGVDPYSDTLSFVLNKFQEENKNIIIVNESLFGDEFLIKLQTDFASGNAPDVFGLFPGSVRDILIKSGKVAELTGLLKSDEKWYEGFYPNMWKYVTWNGKIYGLPFETIVECLFVNKDIFEKYNLKMPENFAQLKDVCKKLRSYGIVPIAFNAQPEGTYIYQNLIVAIGTKQEVESPLKDHKISQPYIKALDYLKELYKIGAFPDNYYTLTSKQRNDLFLSKKAAMIVQGSWFIPKCDPRTVDIYFFPRVKMNGKKQLIYGLGGGTFYMSTSCWKDAKKRSLAVKLLKYLTSEKTARIFVERTGLIPNIKITNPPKITNPLRAKAEGLIKDADVLISPPDHFIDRTIWDEVVTKNIPYVLNGRILPEQLWKNAVLAWEENIKKLGE
- a CDS encoding ABC transporter substrate-binding protein; this translates as MKLKKLFVVMLAVAFVLTSVIGIVSGFAASSSKLPYVKLTWYVIGTPQKDWDLINQKVNGYIKPKLNAEIKMTMFDWGEYNDRMQTKIAAGEPFDICFTAIWTNNYRTNVAKGAFLPLNKPGKDYLSKYAPKTKKLLGDDFIKGASINGILYAIPANKEKAHNWGFIVRMDLVKKYKLQDMFKKVKKLEDLEPYLRVIKQKEPGIYALGAYAGESPRFLLDWDKVVDDDVPVSLYPNNKSTKIVNELEQPNTKALYKTVRKYYLAGYIRKDAAQVTDWMTDLKAGKVFVMPQSLKPGKDAEMSISTGYEWKQIDITPPVMSTRECIGSMQAINAKSKNPERALMFLELFNTDKYLNNLVNFGIEGQHYVFKDKAKGIIAPGPKAKDYSPGLGWMFGNQFINYIYENEDPNKWKNFEEYNKKALPLLSLGFNFNDSKVKTQVAACKSVWKQYIPMLETGSVDPDKYIPQAIQKFKQAGVDVIIKEAQKQYDEFLKKTGRVK